CTTATAGTCCTTTGGGATTTGGTTTGTTATCTGGGAAGTACACAGACGATAAAAAACCAGAAAATACACGACTGTCTCTATTTCAAGGTTTTGGACAACGCTATCTCAAACAAAATGTAAATGACGCTGTGGTGGCTTATGTATCAATTGCCAGAAAATATAATTTGCAGCCTACACAATTAGCTTTGGCTTTCGTGCGGAGTCGGTGGTTTGTGAGTAGCACAATTATTGGTGCGACGTCTTTACAACAACTACAAGAAAATATTAACAGTGTGAATGTAATTCTCAACCAAGACATTTTAGCAGAGTTAGATGCAGTTCATACACATTATCCCAATCCAGCCCCATAATTTATTTAGTATAGAATAGCACGGGGCGTAGGGCGCTTAAGCGATCGCAGCGGCAACTGATACAGAACTTTCGGCTGAATTAGACTGCTAATATAGTTTTGCGTAGGGCTATTAACAGTTATCATGAAACTAATTATACCGATAGAAGTTGCTGATAAACTTGAGCCGCATCTACCTAGCGATACAACATTTGTCCGGGCAGATATTGATGGCAATCTGGACGGTGATGCTACAGATGCCGAAGTCTACTTCAGTTGGCTTTATTATCTTAAACCCACAACTTTGCATAAAGTTTTAGAATCTGCACCTCAATTGCGTTGGCATCATGCACCGAATGCGGGTGTCAATAATATCCTGACACCAAAATATTTAGAACGTGACATCATCCTGACTAACGGTGCAGGAGTTCATGCTGTTCCCATTGCCGAATTTGTCATTGCTTATATGTTGTCTTATGCCAAGCAATTGCTAAAATTACACAAGCTACAAACTCAACAGCAATGGCAAAGGGATTTTCAAATTGAAGAACTGCAAGATAAGACATTATTAATTATTGGTACAGGGGGAATTGGGCAAGAAATTGCTGCCCGTGCCAAAGCTTTTGGGATGCGGATTTTTGGAAGCCGTCGTCACCCGCAACCATTACCAAATTTCGACAAAGTAGTGGGTACAAATGAGTGGAAAGCACTCCTAAACGAAGCAGAATACGTAGTTATTGCTACACCTCTGACAAAGGAAACCGAGAGCATGATTAATGCAGAAGTACTGCGATCAATGCGTCCCGATGCTTATTTGATAAATATTGCTCGTGGCAAAATTGTGGATGAACCTGCACTGTTAAAAGCGTTGCAGGAAAATTGGATTGCAGGTGCAGCTTTAGATGCGGTGTTTACGGAACCACTGCCGCCAGAAAGTCCATTTTGGACGTTACCGAATGTTTTTATTACACCCCACTGTTCCAGTCATTCACCCAAAGTTAAAGAGCGTTCGCTTGCACTTTTCCTCGATAATTTAACACGCTATCGCCACGGAAAGCCCCTACGAAATGTCGTAGATAAAAATGCTGGTTACTAATAATGACTATCTACAATTCCATTGGCAAAGTCTATTCTAATTCGCGTCTTCCTGATTAGAGAATTATAAATTCTCTAATTAATTTACTCAACCTACCAAAGAAAAGTATTATTGCTGATATTGGTGCTGGAACAGGAGGTTATAGTCGAGCGATCGCTGTTGGCTTACCATCCATCAATGCGAATGCTACCAGTATGACAGCAGGATGGTTAGGATGCGGTTTCCCGACTTCTTATAAAAGTCGGGAATCTTCTAGCCGACGTTTGTTTGAGGCGCTTTTTGCTCTTGTTTATAGAATGTTACGAAGGCAAGAATAGTTATTGCTGTCAGATAGATACGTTTCAACCAGGCGTTACTTAATCTGAGTGTAATACGCGCTCCAATAATTCCACCAAAGAACATAGCGATACCAAGAATAAAGCCTAGTTTGTAATCCACAATTCCCTGCATCATGAAAATTATGGTAGCAACAAGTGAGGAAAATATATTGATGAGTTTAGTGGTAGCTATTGCCTGGACAAATGTCATGCGAAATAGCATTATGTAGGCTGCTGTCAGCAGTGTTACATAGCCGCCACTGAAAAAGCCACCATAGATACCAAATATGAAGGTAGCCGCATATCCCGTTATTTCTGCTACTCGTGAAGGCACTCCCTCTATTGGCACTATT
This portion of the Brasilonema sennae CENA114 genome encodes:
- a CDS encoding sulfite exporter TauE/SafE family protein; protein product: MTVIQIFILIGVFLIASIISVITGSTSLITVPIMFQVGIDPRTALATNMLALTLMSVGGTLPFLGKGVIDRRRLPLLISLTLFGSILGALLVFIVPSKSIPFIISISMIAVAVFSIFNRDAGIVPIEGVPSRVAEITGYAATFIFGIYGGFFSGGYVTLLTAAYIMLFRMTFVQAIATTKLINIFSSLVATIIFMMQGIVDYKLGFILGIAMFFGGIIGARITLRLSNAWLKRIYLTAITILAFVTFYKQEQKAPQTNVG
- a CDS encoding D-2-hydroxyacid dehydrogenase — its product is MKLIIPIEVADKLEPHLPSDTTFVRADIDGNLDGDATDAEVYFSWLYYLKPTTLHKVLESAPQLRWHHAPNAGVNNILTPKYLERDIILTNGAGVHAVPIAEFVIAYMLSYAKQLLKLHKLQTQQQWQRDFQIEELQDKTLLIIGTGGIGQEIAARAKAFGMRIFGSRRHPQPLPNFDKVVGTNEWKALLNEAEYVVIATPLTKETESMINAEVLRSMRPDAYLINIARGKIVDEPALLKALQENWIAGAALDAVFTEPLPPESPFWTLPNVFITPHCSSHSPKVKERSLALFLDNLTRYRHGKPLRNVVDKNAGY